The following coding sequences lie in one Pseudomonadota bacterium genomic window:
- a CDS encoding PEGA domain-containing protein, with product MPGAQIRLDGEELGAAPVTREDVPAGEHVLEAVAEGYQPLQQRVTVKIGGVQVVQMDLQGLASAQRIVVSSTVAQAKVRIDGKDHGSPPVIIENAPPGEHSVVITAPGYKDYITTCTIGEGSSCVIDAVLEPTGTPVRFRANVNGAQLFVDGKAMGPVPFEGTIPVGHHRVEVRAPGYQPYVEQVQLSAAAEARVFNVRLLRAGLTPEQMRALARAKKAAVSHAAGILPIDLAILDLSLGWPYLAELRMSVGMLEYLEGGFAARSFGRLTEFELRGELGTRPIPQVGGSVQLRVGGGLGPRSNSFFASLETLGSMFFTDRGAFTLFGGLDLYSDDYPYTAANSDVVVGTMPNMMPDPNSVDRQTQSRLRLGGTLEFVLGRKMNIWVHTEGVLAAPKASRRIYGDLFGLVKRDTKFYFRFGMSHKF from the coding sequence GTGCCCGGGGCCCAGATTCGCCTAGACGGCGAGGAGCTCGGCGCCGCGCCCGTGACCCGCGAGGACGTGCCTGCAGGCGAGCACGTGCTCGAGGCGGTTGCGGAAGGCTACCAACCCTTGCAGCAGCGCGTGACGGTGAAGATCGGGGGCGTGCAGGTGGTGCAGATGGATCTGCAGGGGCTCGCTTCCGCGCAGCGCATCGTGGTGAGCTCGACCGTGGCCCAGGCCAAGGTGCGCATCGATGGCAAGGATCACGGCTCTCCGCCAGTCATTATCGAGAATGCTCCACCCGGGGAGCATTCTGTGGTCATTACTGCGCCCGGTTACAAAGACTACATCACCACCTGCACGATCGGCGAAGGGAGCAGCTGCGTCATCGACGCCGTGCTCGAGCCCACAGGTACCCCGGTGCGCTTCAGGGCCAACGTGAACGGCGCCCAACTTTTCGTGGATGGCAAGGCCATGGGTCCCGTACCCTTCGAGGGAACGATCCCGGTGGGTCACCATCGCGTGGAAGTGCGCGCGCCTGGCTATCAGCCTTATGTGGAGCAGGTGCAGCTGAGCGCGGCCGCCGAAGCCCGCGTATTCAACGTCCGTCTCCTGCGTGCGGGGTTGACTCCCGAACAGATGCGCGCGCTAGCCCGAGCAAAGAAGGCGGCGGTCTCTCACGCGGCCGGGATCTTGCCCATTGACCTAGCGATTCTGGACCTATCGCTTGGATGGCCTTACTTGGCCGAGCTACGTATGAGCGTGGGCATGCTGGAGTATTTGGAGGGTGGTTTCGCTGCCCGATCGTTCGGTCGGCTCACCGAATTCGAGCTGCGCGGGGAATTGGGCACGCGGCCGATCCCGCAGGTAGGTGGTTCGGTGCAGCTTCGGGTGGGGGGAGGCCTTGGACCGCGAAGCAACAGCTTCTTTGCCAGCCTAGAGACCCTGGGATCCATGTTTTTCACCGATCGCGGCGCGTTCACGCTATTCGGTGGTCTCGACCTATACTCCGACGACTACCCCTACACGGCGGCGAATTCGGACGTGGTCGTCGGGACCATGCCCAACATGATGCCCGATCCCAACAGCGTGGATCGGCAGACGCAGAGCCGCTTGCGACTGGGGGGTACGCTCGAGTTCGTGTTGGGGCGGAAGATGAACATATGGGTCCACACCGAGGGCGTGCTCGCTGCGCCCAAGGCGTCGCGCCGCATCTACGGTGATCTTTTTGGCTTGGTGAAACGCGACACCAAGTTCTACTTCCGGTTTGGGATGAGCCACAAGTTCTAA
- a CDS encoding PEGA domain-containing protein has translation MTTSGSKLVGCFTTRGVGYVLVGLLTLAAMLAESSSASAQRRRRIPINLTSTPSGAEVFFEGRSIGRTPLRSARLPRGRIELTFRLPNYEEGKLSFDNRRRRKTYSITLQALAVLVVTPGNEAANRAQVRVDGRVLGNVPFRTNMRPGRHHIEVIREGYASYNMWHDVRGGQMLTLPVALKPDTGSILVASDIPGTQVSLDSVPRGETPTVIEGVAVGKHTVELRAEGFPPYQEEVMVVAGQRLTVKADLRATARGTLRSCPTCPGPRFA, from the coding sequence ATGACAACATCGGGGTCGAAGCTTGTAGGCTGCTTCACGACGCGCGGCGTTGGGTACGTCTTGGTGGGTCTTCTGACGCTTGCGGCCATGCTGGCGGAGTCCAGCTCGGCGAGCGCGCAGCGTCGCCGCAGGATTCCCATCAACCTGACGTCGACGCCCTCGGGGGCCGAGGTCTTCTTCGAGGGCAGGTCCATCGGCAGGACGCCGCTGCGAAGCGCTCGCCTGCCGCGCGGCCGGATCGAGCTAACGTTTCGACTTCCAAACTACGAGGAGGGTAAGCTCAGCTTCGATAACCGACGCCGCCGCAAGACCTACAGCATCACGCTTCAGGCTTTGGCGGTGCTTGTGGTCACCCCTGGCAACGAGGCGGCGAATCGCGCGCAGGTGCGTGTGGACGGCCGGGTGCTTGGCAACGTGCCGTTCAGGACCAATATGCGCCCCGGACGGCATCACATCGAGGTCATCCGCGAGGGCTATGCAAGCTACAACATGTGGCATGATGTACGCGGCGGCCAGATGCTCACCTTGCCGGTTGCCCTCAAGCCCGATACGGGCAGCATCCTGGTTGCGAGCGACATTCCTGGTACCCAAGTTTCGCTGGACTCGGTGCCGCGTGGGGAAACGCCGACCGTGATCGAGGGGGTGGCCGTGGGCAAGCACACGGTGGAGCTGCGAGCCGAGGGCTTTCCTCCATACCAGGAGGAAGTCATGGTCGTGGCAGGGCAGCGGCTCACCGTCAAAGCCGACCTGCGCGCAACGGCTCGTGGGACGCTGCGATCCTGTCCAACGTGCCCGGGGCCCAGATTCGCCTAG